A DNA window from Paenibacillus segetis contains the following coding sequences:
- a CDS encoding helix-turn-helix domain-containing protein gives MRRIRERIHLKSWFARFFFSFVVLLVAVSLSITTLLYQAFSKGSTEQINQISQQRLEQSSNMFEFIMNQARLITLQLSLDNDIIRSINSGDAVSDYFINHASLRKINDLLITNKNIYSITLYNGQNKTLIGTDRDKANAEAATIEWLRDATVQSLGRAVPRKLLVNGPTGTEQNVYTTFYYDKNPDNNEITSAIIVNLKMDSFVNHQSDNLMILDQEGHVVFGSDKSGFLDDISERHYVQRIMESSTNESFTDTIDESKTLVSSAYSEQLGWYFVSIIPYETATAQISDIRHTAFLICLLLLVLALGVSAVLSGMLSSPLSKLARKALSFQSDKGDLPTEKLSEMEILNRFYSNITSQFEQLEASSQRSRVSIKAEYFKELLHGVRIPESDDTKQYKLNVDLIESTTLYVAVLKQDNIRELAERKEEIDYTISTVLYSFTDQFMRSRIPCEIVKVENEIILIFNGGDGNAVPDSVKDVMHELQQEVAHTYGVTITIGIGCAAHGGQEISDSYLSAKEASLYRLVHGDGSIIFYEDMMPQLNSDFEYPYSKQKALLEVVKVGKEEKVGAAVADIFEALKLAPYNMIRLSVHHLLFSVVTATSADSSLTTTSATFIETLGTLQRMESLQSIADWFVQYIQETIQRTKENKKHLKSDLADDIAAFLEEQYGNPDLSIEMVAERFHYNGIYFGRLFKELFNRLFLEYVTELRIRKANEYLKDSKLTVKEIGEKVGFLNSSYFVTWYKKNTGLAPTEYRKRH, from the coding sequence ATGAGACGCATAAGAGAAAGGATTCATTTGAAATCATGGTTTGCTAGATTTTTCTTTTCTTTCGTTGTGTTGCTTGTGGCCGTTTCCCTATCCATCACAACACTACTATATCAAGCCTTTTCTAAGGGTTCGACAGAACAGATCAATCAAATTTCACAACAAAGACTGGAACAAAGCTCGAATATGTTCGAGTTTATTATGAATCAAGCAAGACTAATTACGCTGCAATTATCATTGGATAATGACATCATAAGGTCCATTAACAGTGGGGATGCTGTGAGTGATTACTTTATCAATCACGCTTCCTTAAGAAAAATAAATGATCTTCTAATAACCAATAAAAATATCTACTCCATCACGTTATATAACGGGCAAAATAAAACTCTTATTGGAACTGATCGTGATAAAGCAAACGCTGAGGCTGCAACAATTGAATGGTTGAGGGATGCTACCGTCCAGAGTTTGGGCCGTGCGGTTCCTCGGAAACTACTAGTAAATGGTCCAACAGGGACTGAGCAGAATGTGTACACTACCTTTTATTACGACAAAAACCCGGATAACAACGAGATTACCAGTGCCATTATCGTCAATCTGAAAATGGATAGCTTTGTTAATCATCAGAGCGATAATCTCATGATTCTGGACCAGGAGGGGCATGTGGTCTTCGGTTCAGATAAAAGTGGGTTTCTTGATGATATTTCCGAGCGACACTACGTGCAAAGGATTATGGAATCCAGCACAAATGAGAGCTTTACAGATACGATAGATGAGTCAAAGACACTAGTGTCCTCAGCCTATTCAGAGCAACTCGGATGGTACTTTGTTTCTATAATTCCATACGAAACGGCTACGGCGCAGATTTCTGATATTAGGCATACGGCGTTTCTGATCTGTTTACTGCTACTTGTTCTAGCATTAGGTGTATCTGCTGTGCTTAGTGGCATGTTATCTTCACCCCTATCCAAGCTTGCGCGGAAAGCACTCAGCTTTCAATCCGATAAAGGTGATCTACCGACCGAGAAGCTTAGCGAAATGGAGATATTGAACCGATTTTATTCCAATATCACGTCTCAATTTGAACAGCTGGAAGCTTCTAGCCAAAGGTCACGCGTCTCGATCAAGGCAGAATATTTCAAAGAGCTGCTGCATGGCGTGCGGATTCCGGAGTCAGATGATACCAAGCAATATAAGTTGAATGTGGATCTGATTGAAAGTACAACTTTATATGTGGCTGTTCTGAAGCAAGATAACATTCGTGAATTAGCAGAGCGAAAAGAAGAGATTGATTATACGATTAGTACCGTCTTGTATAGCTTTACGGATCAATTCATGCGCTCGCGCATCCCCTGTGAAATTGTGAAAGTGGAAAATGAAATCATCCTGATATTTAATGGCGGCGATGGAAACGCAGTTCCAGACTCAGTTAAGGATGTTATGCATGAACTTCAGCAGGAGGTTGCTCATACGTACGGGGTGACGATAACGATCGGTATAGGATGTGCTGCTCATGGAGGTCAGGAGATCAGCGATTCCTATTTAAGTGCGAAAGAAGCTTCCCTTTATAGACTTGTTCATGGTGATGGGAGCATTATTTTCTATGAAGATATGATGCCACAACTTAACAGCGATTTTGAATATCCTTATTCCAAACAAAAGGCACTTCTTGAAGTGGTTAAAGTAGGCAAAGAGGAAAAAGTCGGAGCCGCTGTAGCGGATATTTTTGAGGCCCTGAAGCTCGCTCCATACAATATGATTCGTTTGTCCGTGCACCATTTGTTATTTTCTGTGGTTACGGCGACTTCTGCCGATTCTTCTCTGACTACTACATCGGCTACTTTTATTGAAACGCTAGGCACCCTCCAGCGGATGGAGTCTTTGCAAAGTATCGCGGATTGGTTTGTTCAATATATACAGGAGACTATTCAGCGAACAAAAGAGAACAAAAAGCATCTGAAGTCAGATTTGGCCGATGATATTGCCGCTTTTCTTGAGGAGCAATACGGCAATCCTGATTTATCTATTGAAATGGTCGCTGAACGGTTCCATTACAATGGTATTTATTTTGGCAGGTTGTTCAAAGAATTATTTAACCGTCTGTTTCTGGAATATGTTACGGAGCTGCGGATTCGCAAGGCTAATGAATATCTGAAGGACTCGAAGCTTACGGTCAAAGAAATCGGAGAGAAGGTTGGCTTCCTGAATTCATCCTATTTTGTAACCTGGTACAAGAAAAATACCGGCTTAGCACCAACCGAATATCGGAAAAGACATTAA
- a CDS encoding ABC transporter permease, producing MRRAVHVLFSDLVKNKFLYLLVLPGLAYFLLFSYLPMAGIIVAFKEYRMDLGIFGSPFNGLDNFRFLTVDTASVLKVIFNTLFLNILFIGIGTALAVITAVLINEIRLTWFKKISQSLIILPNFISWIIVAVFAYNFLNTDFGILNGWLKGLGMEGVSWYNRAEFWPVILVLLYSWKSVGFNSIIYLAAITGIDQEQYESASLDGASKFRKIWHITIPGISKTIIILLLLAIGRIFYGDFGMIYGLVGDNSLLFSTTDVIDTYVFRALRTLNDVGMSSAIGLLQSVIGFLLVFAANAVVRKYDKDSALF from the coding sequence ATGAGGAGAGCCGTACATGTACTATTTAGCGATTTGGTTAAAAACAAATTTTTGTATTTGTTAGTTTTACCCGGATTGGCCTATTTCCTACTATTTAGTTACTTACCTATGGCGGGCATTATTGTTGCATTCAAAGAGTACCGCATGGATTTGGGCATTTTCGGAAGCCCGTTTAACGGATTGGATAACTTTAGATTTCTGACTGTGGATACGGCTTCAGTCTTGAAGGTTATCTTCAATACCTTATTTCTAAATATCTTATTTATAGGAATAGGTACCGCATTAGCTGTCATCACGGCCGTATTGATTAATGAAATTCGCTTAACTTGGTTTAAGAAAATCTCTCAATCTCTGATTATACTTCCTAACTTTATTTCGTGGATTATCGTCGCCGTATTTGCTTACAACTTTCTCAATACAGATTTCGGTATCTTAAACGGATGGTTAAAAGGTCTTGGGATGGAAGGGGTTAGTTGGTACAACCGCGCTGAGTTTTGGCCGGTCATACTAGTGCTGCTGTACTCCTGGAAATCGGTCGGATTTAACAGCATTATTTATCTTGCTGCCATCACAGGGATCGATCAAGAACAGTATGAATCGGCCTCACTTGATGGAGCGAGTAAGTTCAGAAAGATTTGGCACATTACCATTCCGGGCATTTCCAAGACGATTATTATCTTGCTTCTACTAGCTATCGGACGAATCTTTTATGGTGACTTCGGTATGATTTATGGTTTGGTTGGGGATAACAGCCTACTATTCTCGACGACTGATGTCATTGATACTTATGTATTCCGGGCACTTCGGACCTTGAATGATGTTGGGATGTCCTCTGCCATCGGTCTGCTGCAATCCGTAATTGGCTTCCTTCTTGTCTTTGCGGCCAATGCTGTAGTGAGAAAGTATGACAAGGATTCAGCCCTATTCTAA
- a CDS encoding MTP-1 family protein: protein MNLLQRREQFELNKSIYESAKLSFHGVEGFDVYNISIPFEWKGKDYIFGRVERRSEWARSWVRLFEKTGQDEWTLVRGSMVYQLEDPYISLIGDSLVMGGTHVRYQQHNVDTYFGYFYKGTEIDDLYYFTTGPEYMKDIRLVEMNEGRIGVFSRPRGEEVRKKFGSESMIGFTVINSLDELTMEVVENAPYIPDLFDQNEWGGCNQAYYLESGNIGVIGHICYKTTSENGQLMQVYMNFSFVLDVTHHVALDQKIIGTRTCYPDGPAKKPDLTDCAFTSGIVMREDGKCDLYSGIGDTEAGRIVINYPFEGHGAIISK, encoded by the coding sequence GTGAATTTGCTTCAGCGGAGAGAACAGTTTGAGTTAAATAAGTCCATTTATGAGAGTGCTAAGCTTAGCTTTCACGGTGTAGAAGGTTTCGATGTTTATAACATTTCAATACCTTTCGAGTGGAAGGGAAAGGACTATATTTTCGGCCGTGTGGAAAGACGGAGCGAATGGGCACGTTCATGGGTACGTTTGTTTGAGAAAACGGGACAGGATGAATGGACATTGGTTCGGGGTTCGATGGTCTATCAGTTGGAGGACCCGTATATTAGCTTGATCGGCGATTCGCTAGTCATGGGCGGGACGCATGTACGCTATCAGCAGCATAACGTGGATACATATTTCGGTTATTTTTACAAGGGAACAGAAATTGATGATTTGTATTATTTCACAACGGGACCAGAGTATATGAAGGATATACGATTGGTCGAGATGAATGAGGGACGAATCGGTGTGTTCTCTCGGCCTCGGGGCGAGGAAGTGCGTAAGAAATTTGGGAGCGAATCCATGATTGGCTTCACCGTGATTAATAGCCTGGACGAATTGACGATGGAGGTCGTCGAGAATGCGCCCTATATCCCCGATCTATTTGATCAAAATGAGTGGGGCGGTTGTAATCAAGCCTATTATCTGGAAAGTGGGAATATTGGCGTCATTGGTCATATTTGCTACAAGACTACTTCGGAAAATGGTCAGTTGATGCAGGTCTATATGAATTTCTCATTTGTACTGGACGTGACCCATCATGTTGCTCTTGATCAGAAAATCATCGGAACGCGCACCTGCTACCCGGATGGTCCAGCCAAAAAACCGGATCTGACTGATTGTGCCTTTACTTCGGGCATAGTCATGCGCGAGGACGGAAAGTGTGATCTGTATAGCGGAATTGGTGATACGGAAGCTGGCAGAATCGTGATTAATTATCCGTTTGAAGGTCACGGAGCTATCATTTCGAAGTAA
- a CDS encoding carbohydrate ABC transporter permease yields MKTKTASDKFIAGFAYVYMILFAIVAIIPFMTIISTSLTDEQYIRANGFDIFPHEVTWAAYKYVLGRGSAILGAYQVTLVVTVVGTLFSMLITTMMAFALSRKEWKMSVPISFIVYFTMLFNGGLVPWYIVTSKYLHLHDNLLALILPYAINAFNLLVLRSFISGIDNSIFEAAKIDGANDIHLLFRIALPLALPGLATICLFYAISYWNDWWLALMLISERDLYPLQLLIRAITSNISYAASGAANSSIAAASIPKEGVKMATTVLTIGPIILLYPFLQRYFVKGLTIGSVKG; encoded by the coding sequence ATGAAGACTAAAACGGCCAGTGATAAATTTATTGCCGGATTCGCCTACGTTTATATGATCTTATTTGCGATCGTAGCCATCATCCCATTCATGACCATTATTTCTACATCGCTGACCGATGAGCAATACATTCGTGCCAACGGTTTCGATATATTTCCGCATGAAGTCACATGGGCCGCTTATAAGTACGTGCTAGGAAGAGGTTCTGCCATTCTTGGTGCTTACCAGGTTACACTTGTCGTTACGGTTGTCGGAACCCTATTCAGTATGCTGATTACAACAATGATGGCATTCGCCTTGTCGCGAAAGGAATGGAAGATGTCCGTGCCGATCTCGTTCATTGTATATTTCACCATGCTGTTTAATGGTGGGCTTGTTCCTTGGTATATCGTAACTTCGAAGTATTTGCACCTGCATGATAATTTGTTAGCCTTAATCCTGCCTTATGCAATTAACGCGTTCAATCTTCTTGTACTGCGAAGCTTCATTTCCGGCATTGATAACTCTATCTTTGAAGCCGCCAAAATCGATGGCGCTAATGACATTCACTTGTTATTTCGAATTGCGCTACCACTGGCGTTACCTGGGCTGGCTACGATCTGTCTATTCTATGCGATCAGCTACTGGAATGACTGGTGGCTTGCACTCATGCTAATTAGCGAAAGGGATCTTTATCCACTACAATTGCTCATCCGTGCTATTACTTCCAATATATCTTATGCGGCGTCCGGTGCTGCAAATTCATCGATCGCTGCTGCATCCATCCCCAAGGAGGGGGTGAAGATGGCGACGACGGTTCTAACGATTGGTCCAATCATCTTGCTGTATCCGTTCCTGCAACGCTATTTTGTTAAAGGACTGACGATTGGAAGCGTAAAAGGATAA
- a CDS encoding helix-turn-helix domain-containing protein: MEIHTLRAEVGIDAEAEGHYRDITGIGNTSGPHDHDFFEFFIIVEGAAYHCINGKRELLSEGSLVFMRPQDIHYYEQLPGIDCRLINLSFYEKTLMDLLAYLGAGFPKESFLGSAFPITIQLSHQEKLLLQRRMEKLYRIPQHEKQWYRTELRALLAEVYCHYLMHSVVLEPHEKPEWFLNLCKEMKKPEHFIEGVPAMISISGKSHAHLCRTFKEWEHQTPLQYLNRIKLQYAENLLLHSDRGILDIALEAGFGNLGHFYKSFKALFGRTPQAHRKMHYARLTPLV; this comes from the coding sequence ATGGAGATCCATACACTTAGAGCAGAGGTCGGAATCGATGCCGAAGCAGAAGGCCACTATAGGGACATAACGGGGATAGGAAATACATCAGGGCCTCATGACCATGATTTTTTTGAATTTTTTATTATTGTAGAAGGTGCTGCTTATCATTGTATTAATGGTAAAAGAGAACTGCTCAGTGAGGGCTCACTTGTGTTTATGCGACCACAGGATATCCATTATTATGAACAGTTGCCTGGCATCGATTGCCGATTGATTAACCTGTCATTTTACGAGAAGACGCTGATGGATTTGCTTGCGTATCTCGGTGCTGGATTTCCGAAGGAATCGTTCCTGGGCTCGGCTTTTCCTATTACGATACAACTCTCCCACCAAGAGAAGCTGCTGCTTCAGCGGCGCATGGAAAAGCTCTATCGGATTCCACAGCATGAGAAGCAATGGTACCGAACCGAGCTTCGCGCGCTCTTGGCGGAAGTATACTGTCATTACTTAATGCACTCCGTTGTCTTGGAGCCTCATGAGAAACCGGAATGGTTCCTTAATCTGTGCAAAGAAATGAAAAAACCGGAACACTTCATCGAAGGTGTCCCGGCTATGATTTCGATATCTGGAAAATCTCACGCCCATTTATGCCGCACATTCAAAGAATGGGAGCATCAAACGCCGCTGCAATATTTGAACCGCATCAAGCTTCAATACGCTGAGAATTTATTACTGCACTCGGATCGGGGGATACTGGATATCGCGCTAGAGGCAGGCTTCGGTAATTTAGGACATTTTTATAAATCCTTCAAAGCCCTATTTGGGAGAACACCACAAGCCCACCGCAAAATGCATTATGCAAGACTCACACCATTGGTGTGA
- a CDS encoding extracellular solute-binding protein, whose translation MRKSFSKTLGVFLASIMLVISLGACSSNTGGNDKGAATDHASTQESNTNKGTESLPVVTLNIVYPGDPQPDQDTVTAALEEKLAADGINVKLKYQYIPWGDYYQKLPIMLATGDQVDIMWTDPGLLGTFAKSNSLAPLDEPLSKYGQAITAALDNKYWPPVTINGQKYGVPAGALGTTKGYYTATIRKDLREKYGLPEIKTMDDLLAYAEAVKTNNPEMIVFNEPPAAYHKGEVLQSTSSDGIVFDYKTMKAEAKYDLPGTLEDAKFLRSLYEKGYIDKDVMVGRDIRADFNSGKAAIGGGDVYEYNNYFRNIAVEGAQVEFVKILLTDEPYMPTTTWNFQSVAATSKNIDRAVMFLNWIQQSEDNYDMMTNGLKGTHFDIKDGAIIAPEGVDPSTIGYAPPEWMWQNPNFLKPKASDAPDFMQQLQDFDKDTKLLSPIMSFNFDQTPVKTELAALSAIENKYKYGISSGVLEPEKAVSQYSAELKKAGLDKVIEEFQKQVDAFLASSK comes from the coding sequence ATGCGAAAATCATTTAGTAAAACGTTGGGGGTCTTCCTAGCAAGCATCATGCTTGTAATTTCGCTGGGCGCTTGCTCATCCAACACGGGTGGCAACGACAAGGGAGCTGCAACAGATCATGCATCAACTCAGGAAAGTAACACAAATAAAGGTACAGAGTCGTTGCCAGTGGTTACGCTGAACATCGTTTATCCAGGGGATCCACAACCGGATCAGGATACGGTAACAGCAGCTTTAGAGGAGAAATTAGCTGCAGACGGTATCAATGTAAAATTGAAGTATCAATACATCCCGTGGGGTGACTATTACCAGAAGTTGCCGATCATGCTAGCAACAGGCGATCAGGTCGATATTATGTGGACTGACCCTGGGCTTCTAGGTACTTTCGCCAAATCGAACTCGCTTGCTCCGTTAGATGAACCATTGTCTAAATACGGTCAGGCCATTACAGCTGCACTGGATAATAAATACTGGCCACCAGTTACGATTAATGGTCAGAAATACGGTGTGCCAGCAGGTGCATTAGGTACAACTAAAGGTTACTATACGGCAACCATTCGTAAGGATTTACGCGAAAAATATGGCTTACCTGAGATCAAAACGATGGATGATCTATTAGCTTATGCTGAAGCGGTGAAGACCAATAATCCTGAAATGATCGTATTTAATGAACCACCTGCTGCTTATCATAAGGGCGAAGTGTTACAGAGCACCAGCTCCGATGGTATTGTATTCGATTACAAGACGATGAAAGCAGAAGCTAAATACGACCTTCCGGGTACGTTAGAGGATGCTAAATTCCTGCGCTCATTATATGAAAAAGGATATATCGATAAGGACGTTATGGTTGGCCGTGACATCCGAGCGGATTTTAATTCCGGTAAAGCAGCTATCGGCGGGGGAGATGTGTATGAATATAACAACTACTTCCGTAATATTGCCGTAGAAGGTGCACAAGTTGAGTTTGTGAAGATTCTACTTACAGATGAGCCGTATATGCCTACGACTACCTGGAACTTCCAAAGTGTTGCAGCAACATCGAAGAACATCGATAGAGCGGTCATGTTCCTTAACTGGATTCAGCAAAGTGAAGATAACTACGATATGATGACAAACGGTTTGAAGGGTACACACTTTGATATCAAAGACGGTGCCATTATTGCTCCTGAAGGAGTAGATCCATCTACGATTGGATACGCTCCACCGGAGTGGATGTGGCAAAATCCGAACTTCCTGAAACCAAAAGCATCGGATGCTCCAGATTTCATGCAACAACTGCAGGATTTTGATAAAGATACGAAGTTACTTAGCCCGATCATGAGCTTCAATTTTGATCAGACACCGGTTAAGACTGAGCTAGCTGCCCTTAGTGCGATTGAGAACAAATACAAATATGGGATTTCATCAGGCGTATTAGAGCCGGAGAAGGCCGTTTCTCAATACAGCGCAGAGCTTAAGAAGGCAGGTCTGGATAAGGTTATAGAAGAGTTCCAGAAACAAGTCGACGCTTTCTTGGCTAGCAGTAAGTAA
- a CDS encoding alpha-mannosidase has translation MFWTLDKLGQRIQELETYRYRGMMELEEWSHTVDAEHEIGAYPSDVTAEKQVGRGDRWKGRDLYVWLRRKVLVPQEWQGRKICGLFDFGKSGPGNNGGFESLFFLNGKPYQGVDSNHKEVFLPQELVGTEVELCFRLWSGLEGGGKPIEQEHEFKQAALAYLDERVDNLYYTGKAVLDSVKVLAADRPEYHDLLKALDRSFQILDWSRPGSEVFYQSVYEADAELKSQLQRLKHNHPVIVRCIGHTHIDVAWLWRLSHTREKAARSFSTVLRLMELYPEYTFLQTQPQLYAYIKSDYPEIYEQIKKRVAEGRWEAGGAMWLEADCNLTSGESLVRQILYGTRFFRDEFGVECKYLWLPDVFGYSWALPQILRKSGIDTFMTTKISWSQYNRMPHDTFQWRGIDGSEILTHFITTPEESGSKAWYYTYNGTTEPFAVQGIWDTYRDKGLNQELLLSYGYGDGGGGVNRDMLEMRRRLEEMPGIPSAVTGRADDYFERLQATVADTDQYVHTWDGELYLEFHRGTYTSQAYNKRMNRKLELLYREVEWMHVLNAAVTGGWGSYPSDSLTEGWSIILRNQFHDIIPGSSIQEVYADSRIEYAEAHQYGTDALTLAAAGLISGVNDPNVITVYNSASFERSDLVTIATDSLKWINGVWMDEGGKELTSQQMNGEWRVRVEGIPALGSQSIKFHGDAQSQNESSSFQLQDWGLSTPHYEIKWNGAGQLISIYDKAASREVLAEGERGNVLQVFEDKPKMFDAWDIDLYYQEKMTEIIQLQSLEWIANGPLVATARFTWSYMSSVIVQDLTVYADSRRIDFATKVDWQERQQLLKVAFPVAVRSTEATYDIQFGNVKRPTHWNTSWDYARFETVGHQWADLSERGYGVSLMNDCKYGYDIKDNVMRLSLLKSAIYPDPLADQGEHEFTYSIFPHSGDWVEAGTVREAWELNNPLHYVQGASPTAGKSLFRFMNDHDNVMVDAVKKAEDADAIILRIHEFTGKRSEVGLTSDYGVISWQECDLMEREVAEKQCGPELQFLLKPYEIKTFLVKLSC, from the coding sequence ATGTTTTGGACATTGGATAAACTGGGGCAGCGCATTCAGGAGCTAGAGACCTATCGATACCGGGGAATGATGGAGCTTGAGGAATGGTCCCATACAGTGGATGCTGAGCATGAGATCGGGGCGTATCCTTCAGATGTAACGGCGGAGAAACAGGTAGGGAGAGGCGACCGCTGGAAGGGAAGAGATTTATACGTTTGGCTTCGCAGGAAAGTCCTTGTTCCGCAGGAATGGCAAGGCCGGAAAATTTGCGGACTATTTGATTTCGGCAAGTCGGGACCGGGCAACAATGGTGGGTTCGAATCGCTATTTTTCTTAAACGGTAAGCCTTATCAAGGTGTCGATTCCAATCATAAAGAAGTATTCTTGCCTCAGGAACTGGTGGGTACCGAAGTCGAACTATGCTTCCGATTGTGGTCGGGACTAGAAGGTGGTGGCAAGCCCATTGAGCAGGAACATGAGTTCAAGCAGGCTGCATTAGCCTACCTAGATGAACGTGTAGACAATTTGTATTATACAGGTAAAGCTGTTCTGGATAGTGTAAAGGTGTTGGCAGCAGATCGACCGGAATACCATGATTTATTAAAGGCTCTTGATCGTTCATTTCAAATTTTGGATTGGTCAAGACCAGGCTCGGAGGTGTTCTATCAGTCTGTCTATGAAGCAGATGCTGAATTGAAGAGCCAATTACAGCGGCTTAAGCATAACCATCCGGTAATCGTTCGTTGTATCGGACATACGCATATCGATGTGGCTTGGTTATGGCGATTGTCGCATACGCGGGAAAAAGCTGCACGCTCTTTCTCGACGGTACTTCGCTTGATGGAGCTGTACCCAGAATATACTTTTCTACAAACTCAGCCACAGCTCTATGCCTATATTAAATCCGACTATCCGGAGATCTACGAACAGATCAAAAAGCGGGTTGCGGAAGGACGCTGGGAAGCCGGGGGTGCGATGTGGCTTGAAGCGGATTGTAACTTGACGAGTGGGGAATCTCTAGTTCGGCAAATTCTGTACGGAACTCGATTTTTTCGAGATGAGTTTGGCGTAGAATGCAAATACCTCTGGCTGCCAGATGTATTCGGCTATAGCTGGGCCCTTCCACAAATATTGCGAAAGTCCGGGATCGACACCTTCATGACGACTAAGATCAGTTGGAGTCAATATAACCGGATGCCACATGACACGTTCCAGTGGAGAGGGATCGACGGCTCGGAAATACTGACGCATTTCATTACGACACCGGAGGAGTCGGGTTCGAAAGCTTGGTATTATACCTACAATGGCACGACAGAACCGTTCGCAGTGCAAGGAATATGGGATACTTATCGGGATAAAGGCTTGAATCAAGAATTATTACTGTCTTACGGATACGGAGATGGAGGCGGTGGAGTCAATCGCGATATGCTGGAGATGCGCCGGAGATTGGAAGAAATGCCGGGAATTCCTTCCGCTGTTACAGGTCGTGCAGATGATTACTTCGAGCGGCTTCAAGCAACAGTGGCGGATACTGACCAGTACGTACATACGTGGGACGGGGAGTTATATTTGGAATTTCACCGGGGCACGTACACGAGCCAAGCCTACAACAAGCGGATGAATCGGAAGCTAGAGCTGTTGTACCGGGAGGTGGAATGGATGCATGTGCTGAATGCAGCGGTTACTGGGGGATGGGGTTCTTATCCTTCTGACAGCTTGACTGAAGGTTGGAGCATCATCCTCCGTAATCAATTCCATGACATTATCCCGGGTTCATCGATCCAGGAAGTGTACGCCGACTCCCGCATTGAATATGCTGAAGCTCATCAATATGGAACGGATGCTTTAACATTGGCGGCTGCCGGACTGATCTCCGGTGTGAACGATCCGAATGTCATTACGGTCTATAATAGTGCATCCTTTGAGCGTAGCGATCTGGTTACGATTGCCACGGACAGTCTGAAATGGATTAACGGAGTATGGATGGATGAGGGAGGCAAGGAACTGACCTCTCAACAAATGAATGGGGAGTGGCGGGTGCGAGTTGAAGGTATCCCTGCACTTGGGAGTCAGAGTATCAAGTTCCACGGGGATGCGCAGTCCCAGAACGAGAGCAGTAGCTTCCAGCTTCAGGACTGGGGCTTGTCTACCCCTCATTACGAGATCAAATGGAATGGAGCGGGTCAACTGATCTCCATTTATGATAAAGCGGCCTCACGTGAGGTGTTGGCTGAAGGCGAGCGGGGTAATGTGCTGCAAGTCTTTGAAGATAAACCGAAAATGTTCGACGCATGGGACATCGATCTTTATTATCAAGAGAAAATGACCGAAATTATCCAGCTTCAATCACTCGAATGGATAGCAAATGGTCCGCTTGTCGCTACAGCACGGTTTACCTGGTCTTATATGAGCTCCGTGATCGTGCAGGATCTTACGGTGTATGCGGATAGCCGCAGAATCGATTTTGCGACCAAGGTCGATTGGCAGGAACGGCAACAGCTGCTGAAGGTCGCTTTCCCAGTAGCTGTTCGCTCCACCGAGGCTACGTATGATATTCAGTTCGGTAATGTTAAACGACCAACGCATTGGAATACGAGCTGGGATTATGCCCGATTCGAGACGGTCGGTCATCAATGGGCTGATCTTTCTGAACGGGGTTATGGGGTTAGTTTGATGAATGATTGCAAATACGGCTACGACATTAAGGACAACGTCATGCGATTATCGTTGCTTAAATCGGCCATCTATCCTGATCCTCTCGCTGACCAAGGGGAGCATGAATTTACTTACTCAATTTTTCCCCATTCGGGCGATTGGGTAGAAGCCGGGACTGTTCGCGAGGCATGGGAACTGAATAATCCGCTTCATTATGTTCAGGGTGCATCGCCTACGGCAGGCAAGTCTCTATTCCGTTTCATGAATGATCATGACAATGTGATGGTGGACGCGGTGAAAAAGGCAGAAGATGCAGATGCCATCATCCTTCGGATACATGAGTTCACAGGTAAGCGTAGCGAAGTAGGGCTTACTAGTGATTACGGGGTTATATCATGGCAGGAATGCGATCTAATGGAACGTGAGGTAGCAGAGAAACAGTGTGGACCGGAGCTCCAATTCCTTCTGAAACCTTATGAAATCAAGACATTTCTCGTTAAATTAAGTTGTTAA